One window from the genome of Gadus morhua chromosome 16, gadMor3.0, whole genome shotgun sequence encodes:
- the LOC115560773 gene encoding claudin-4-like, translated as MNAKLEVLALVLGFLGLVGTVAVTAMPMWRVTAFIGANIVVMEMTWEGLWMNCVWQAGVRTQCKVYDSLLILTPDLQAARALTLVSVGVAAAALLVAFCGGRRTACCRGNPKGKDVTLVVGGSLFLLACVTTLLPVCWTAHAIITDFYNPVVSEARKRELGAALYVGWGAAGLLLAAGAILIFRYSARREKERGTPTYGAEGYHVTGTEEEDRKEDVVDVARSTQAGSLYGKQQYV; from the coding sequence ATGAACGCCAAGCTGGAGGTCCTCGCTCTGGTGCTGGGCTTCCTCGGCCTCGTCGGCACCGTGGCCGTCACCGCCATGCCCATGTGGCGCGTGACCGCCTTCATCGGCGCCAACATCGTCGTCATGGAGATGACGTGGGAGGGCCTGTGGATGAACTGCGTCTGGCAGGCGGGCGTCCGAACCCAGTGCAAGGTCTACGACTCGCTGCTcatcctgacccctgacctccaggCCGCGCGAGCCCTCACCTTGGTGTCCGTCGGCGTGGCGGCCGCCGCGCTTCTCGTCGCGTTCTGCGGGGGGCGCAGGACGGCCTGTTGCCGGGGCAACCCCAAGGGGAAAGACGTGACGCTGGTGGTGGGCGGGAGTCTGTTCCTGCTGGCCTGCGTCACCACGCTGCTGCCCGTGTGCTGGACGGCCCACGCCATCATCACCGACTTCTACAACCCCGTGGTGTCGGAGGCGCGCAAGCGGGAGCTGGGCGCGGCTCTCTACGTGGGCTGGGGCGCCGCCGGCCTGCTTCTGGCCGCCGGCGCCATCCTCATCTTCAGGTACTCGGCCCgccgggagaaggagaggggcaCGCCGACGTATGGCGCCGAGGGGTACCACGTGACcggcactgaggaggaggaccgGAAGGAGGACGTAGTGGACGTGGCTCGTTCCACGCAGGCTGGGAGCCTTTACGGGAAGCAACAGTACGTCTGA
- the LOC115528764 gene encoding claudin-8, with protein MAYSGYTAYSGYTKPPQSYAATYYDEKQAQAQSQAYQDSVYEEKERVAKKDRRDAICCEVIALVIGFIGLIGVAAVTGLPMWKVTAFIEENIIVMETRWEGLWMNCYRQANIRMQCKVYDSLLFLPPDLQAARGLMCSAVALTVFALVVSAVGMKCTKVVDHRARTKHIVLVSGGCLFLLACVTTLIPVSWTGHVIIRDFYNPLLIDAQRRELGEALYIGWVTGALLFVAGVILLCRHVPRTQEEEERAVAVANGNIYQPAYAYQPYTYQPAYSYAPAYTPGPGPGPASIIYTPNRFQ; from the coding sequence ATGGCTTACAGTGGCTACACGGCCTACAGTGGCTACACCAAGCCGCCCCAGTCCTACGCGGCGACGTACTACGACGAGAAGCAGGCGCAGGCGCAGTCGCAGGCCTACCAGGACTCTGTgtatgaggagaaggagagggtcgCCAAGAAGGACCGGCGGGACGCCATTTGCTGCGAGGTGATCGCCCTCGTCATCGGCTTCATCGGCCTGATCGGCGTGGCGGCGGTCACCGGGCTGCCCATGTGGAAGGTGACGGCCTTCATCGAGGAGAACATCATCGTCATGGAGACGCGGTGGGAGGGCCTCTGGATGAACTGCTACCGGCAGGCGAACATCCGCATGCAGTGCAAGGTGTACGACTCCCTGCTGTTCCTCCCGCCCGACCTCCAGGCGGCCCGGGGGCTCATGTGCAGCGCCGTGGCGCTCACCGTCTTCGCCCTGGTCGTGTCCGCCGTGGGGATGAAGTGCACCAAGGTGGTGGACCACCGCGCCCGGACCAAGCACATCGTGCTGGTGTCCGGCGGCTGCCTGTTCCTCCTGGCCTGCGTCACCACGCTCATCCCCGTGTCGTGGACGGGCCACGTGATCATCCGGGACTTCTACAACCCCCTGCTGATCGACGCCCAGCGGCGGGAGCTGGGGGAGGCGCTGTACATCGGCTGGGTGACGGGCGCGCTGCTCTTCGTGGCCGGCGTCATCCTGCTGTGCCGCCACGTCCCCCggacccaggaggaggaggaacgggcCGTCGCCGTGGCCAACGGCAACATCTACCAGCCGGCGTATGCGTACCAGCCGTACACGTACCAGCCCGCCTACAGCTACGCCCCGGCCTATACCCCCGGCCCTGGCCCCGGCCCGGCGTCCATCATCTACACGCCCAATCGGTTCCAGTAG
- the tiam1b gene encoding T-lymphoma invasion and metastasis-inducing protein 1 isoform X2, which produces MSALKRSRHSKRSSDSIYDMLHLSTEQVAAFCRSLHDMSGAECVSSWPSPDSPLSPPASAPRLQLSDADKLRKVICELVGTERTYVKDLNCLIGRYLTPLQKESFLTQDELDVLFGNLHEMVEFQVEFLKTLEDGTRLVPDLEKLERVDQFKKILFSLGGSFLYYADRFKIYSAFCASHTKVPKVLVKAKTDADFKAFLDERNPKQQHSYTLESYLIKPIQRVLKYPLLLRELHSLTDPESEEHYHLDVAMKAMNKVASHINDMQKIHEEFGAVFDQLITEQSGDKKEVADLSMGDLLLHATVAWLNPPSSLGKWKKEPQLATFVFKTAVVFVCKDGSKQKKKLGSSHRVSMSSDEKDPFRFRHMISTETLQVRALANGDGEGTAVCEIVHIKSESEGRPERSFQLCCSSPESRMDFLKTVHSILREKQRRQLLKTESLPLNQQYVPFGGKRLGALKGARPAINRAVSVPARTLGRRKLVRNRFTIDTDIVFDREPDLEPAPPPESPQDPPGEGEGEVRGTETEEEEEEEELTGDTDRWVEEQFDLEEYEDHQEEVKETDILSDEEELALARRPPTNQADLEAPVMALTLGGGEGEEEQQQQGGEEEEEEVGAGGPKRSPQTGEQGASSGEGVEAEVWVRRKRSDCSADHDT; this is translated from the exons ATGTCCGCCCTGAAGAGGAGCCGACACAGCAAGCGCTCCTCAGACTCCATCTATGACATGCTTCACCTG AGCACAGAGCAGGTGGCCGCCTTCTGCCGCAGCCTCCATGACATGAGCGGTGCCGAGTGCGTGTCGTCGTGGCCGAGCCCGGACTCGCCCCTCTCCCCGCCGGCCTCCGCCCCCCGCCTCCAGCTGTCGGACGCCGACAAGCTCCGCAAAGTGATCTGTGAGCTGGTGGGCACGGAGCGCACCTACGTCAAG GATCTGAACTGTCTGATTGGTCGGTACCTGACCCCCCTGCAGAAGGAGAGCTTCCTCACACAGGACGAG CTGGACGTGCTGTTTGGGAACCTCCATGAAATGGTGGAGTTCCAGGTAGAGTTCCTCAAGACCCTGGAGGACGGAACACGCCTGGTCCCGGACCTGGAGAAGCTTGAGAGAGTGGACCAGTTCAAG AAAATCCTCTTCTCCCTGGGCGGCTCCTTCCTGTACTACGCTGACCGCTTCAAGATCTACAGTGCCTTTTGCGCCAGCCACACCAAGGTCCCCAAGGTGCTGGTTAAAG CCAAAACGGACGCAGACTTCAAGGCCTTCCTGGATGAGCGTAACCCCAAGCAGCAGCACTCGTACACCCTGGAGTCCTACCTTATCAAGCCCATCCAGAGGGTCCTGAAGTACCCCCTGCTGCTCCGGGAGCTCCACTCCCTCACCGACCCCGAGAGCGAGGAGCACTACCATCTGGACG TGGCCATGAAAGCCATGAACAAGGTGGCCAGCCACATCAACGACATGCAGAAGATCCACGAGGAGTTTGGGGCCGTGTTTGACCAACTCATCACCGAGCAGAGTGGAGACAAGAAGGAG GTGGCTGATCTGTCCATGGGCGACCTGCTGCTCCACGCCACGGTGGCCTGGCTCAACCCGCCCTCTTCGCTGgggaagtggaagaaggagccCCAGCTCGCCACGTTCG TATTCAAAACGGccgtggtgtttgtgtgcaaggaCGGCTCCAAGCAAAAGAAGAAGTTG GGCAGCTCCCATCGCGTGTCGATGTCCTCCGACGAGAAAGACCCATTCCGATTCCGTCACATGATTTCCACCGAGACGCTTCAAGTCAGAGCTTTGGCTAACGGAG ACGGGGAGGGCACGGCGGTGTGTGAGATCGTGCACATCAAGTCAGAGTCTGAAGGAAGACCAGAGAGGAGCTTCCAGCTCTGCTGCAG ctccccaGAGAGCCGGATGGACTTCCTGAAGACGGTGCACTCCATCCTGAGGGAGAAGCAGCGTCGGCAGCTGCTGAAGACGGAGAGCCTGCCTCTCAACCAGCAGTACGTCCCCTTCGGAGGCAAGAGGCTGGGCGCGCTGAAGGGGGCGCGGCCTGCCATCAACAGAGCAG TGTCGGTCCCCGCTCGCACCCTGGGGAGACGGAAGCTGGTGCGAAACCGCTTCACCATCGACACGGACATCGTGTTCGACCGCGAGCCAGACCTCGAGCCGGCGCCCCCCCCGGAGAGTCCCCAGGACCCcccgggagagggggagggggaggtgagaggaacagagacggaggaggaggaggaggaggaagagctgaCGGGGGACACGGACCGCTGGGTGGAGGAGCAGTTCGACCTGGAGGAGTACGAGGACCaccaggaggaggtgaaggagacgGACATCCTGAGCGATGAGGAGGAGCTCGCCCTCGCCCGCCGACCGCCGACCAACCAGGCCGACCTGGAGGCCCCCGTCATGGCTCTGAccctgggtggaggggagggggaggaggagcagcagcagcaggggggggaggaggaggaggaggaggtcggggCCGGCGGGCCCAAGAGGTCGCCCCAGACGGGGGAACAAGGTGCCAGCAGTGGGGAGGGCGTCGAGGCGGAGGTGTGGGTCCGCAGGAAGAGGTCGGACTGCTCCGCAGACCACGACACGTAA